In Phocoena sinus isolate mPhoSin1 chromosome 10, mPhoSin1.pri, whole genome shotgun sequence, a single genomic region encodes these proteins:
- the USP15 gene encoding ubiquitin carboxyl-terminal hydrolase 15 isoform X4 encodes MRGEIAKSYAELIKQMWSGKFSYVTPRAFKTQVGRFAPQFSGYQQQDCQELLAFLLDGLHEDLNRIRKKPYIQLKDADGRPDKVVAEEAWENHLKRNDSIIVDIFHGLFKSTLVCPECAKISVTFDPFCYLTLPLPMKKERTLEVYLIRMDPLTKPMQYKVVVPKIGNILDLCTALSALSGVPADKMIVTDIYNHRFHRIFAMDENLSSIMERDDIYVFEININRTEDTEHVIIPVCLREKFRHSSYTHHTGSSLFGQPFLMAVPRNNTEDKLYNLLLVRMCRYVKISTDSEETEGSLHCCKDQNINGNGPNGIHEEGSPSEMETDEPDDESSQDQELPSENENSQSEDSVGGDNDSENGLCTEETCKGQLMGHKKRLFTFQFNNLGNTDINYIKDDTRHIRFDDRQLRLDERSFLALDWDPDLKKRYFDENAAEDFEKHESVEYKPPKKPFVKLKDCIELFTTKEKLGAEDPWYCPNCKEHQQATKKLDLWSLPPVLVVHLKRFSYSRYMRDKLDTLVDFPINDLDMSEFLINPNAGPCRYNLIAVSNHYGGMGGGHYTAFAKNKDDGKWYYFDDSSVSTASEDQIVSKAAYVLFYQRQDTFSGTGFFPLDRETKGASAATGIPLESDEDSNDNDNDIENENCMHTN; translated from the exons ATGAGAGGTGAAATAGCTAAATCTTACGCTGAATTGATCAAGCAAATGTGGTCTGGAAAATTTAGCTACGTCACACCAAGAGCCTTTAAG ACACAGGTAGGACGTTTTGCACCTCAGTTCTCTGGATACCAGCAACAAGACTGTCAAGAACTATTAGCTTTCCTATTAGATGGACTACATGAGGATTTGAATAGAATTAGGAAAAAACCATATATACAGTTAAAAGATGCTGATGGAAGACCAGATAAG GTAGTTGCTGAAGAAGCCTGGgaaaaccatttaaaaagaaatgattctaTCATAGTAGATATATTTCATGGcctttttaaatcaactttagtTTGTCCTGAATGTGCTAAGATTTCAGTAACATTTGATCCTTTTTGTTACTTGACACTTCCATTGCCCATGAAAAAGGAACGTACCTTGGAAGTTTATTTAATTAGAATGGATCCACTTACGAAACCTATGCAG tacaAAGTGGTTGTCCCCAAAATTGGAAACATACTTGATCTTTGTACAGCGTTGTCTGCTTTGTCAGGAGTACCTGCAGATAAG atGATAGTTACTGATATATACAATCATAGATTTCACAGAATATTTGCAATGGATGAAAACCTTAGTAGTATCATGGAACGGGATGATATTTATGT GTTTGAGATTAACATCAATAGAACAGAAGATACAGAGCATGTGATTATTCCTGTTTGCCTGAGAGAAAAATTTAGACACTCAAGTTACACCCACCATACTGGTTCTTCACTTTTTGGTCAGCCTTTTCTTATGGCTGTACCACGAAACAACACTGAAGATAAACTCTATAATCTTCTGCTTGTGAGAATGTG CCGATATGTCAAAATATCTACTGACTCTGAAGAAACCGAAGGATCCCTACACTGCTGTAAGGACCAAAATATTAATGGGAATGGCCCAAATGGCATACATGAAGAAGGCTCACCAA GTGAAATGGAAACAGATGAGCCAGATGATGAATCCAGCCAGGATCAGGAACTTCCCTCTGAGAATGAAAACAGTCAGTCTGAAGATTCAGTTGGAGGAGATAATGATTCTGAAAATGGATTATGTACTGAGGAAACTTGCAAAGGTCAACTCATGGGACACAAAAAACGATTGTTTACATTCCAGTTCAACAACTTAGGCAATACTGATATCAACTACATCAAAGATGATACCAGGCATATAAGATTTGATGATAGGCAGCTTAGGCTAGATG AAAGATCTTTTCTTGCTTTGGATTGGGATCCTGatttgaaaaaaagatattttgatgAAAATGCTGCTGAG GATTTTGAAAAACATGAAAGTGTGGAATACAAACCTCCTAAAAAACCCTTTGTGAAATTAAAAGATTGCATTGAGCTttttacaacaaaagaaaagctgGGTGCTGAAGATCCCTG gtattGTCCAAATTGTAAAGAACATCAGCAAGCCACAAAGAAATTAGATTTATGGTCCCTGCCTCCAGTACTTGTGGTACATCTCAAGCGATTTTCTTACAGTCGATACATGAGAGACAAGTTGGATACCTTAGTTGATTTTCCTATCAA TGATTTGGATATGTCGGAATTCCTAATTAATCCAAATGCAGGTCCTTGCCGCTATAATTTGATTGCTGTTTCCAACCACTAtggagggatgggaggaggacACT atACTGCTTTcgcaaaaaataaagatgatggaAAATGGTACTACTTTGATGACAGTAGTGTCTCAACTGCATCTGAAGACCAGATTGTG tCCAAAGCAGCATATGTACTCTTCTACCAGAGGCAAGACACTTTCAGTGGAACTGGCTTTTTTCCTCTTGACCGAGAAACTAAAGGTGCTTCAGCTGCCACAGGCATCCCATTAGAAAGTGATGAAGATAGCAATGATAATGACAatgatatagaaaatgaaaactgtatGCACACTAACTAA